The Streptomyces sp. NBC_00670 genome window below encodes:
- a CDS encoding COG1470 family protein, producing MSLWTSLEPASATVDPGGSTTVRLRLRNTGDVVDEYRFEAVGSLAPWTAVEPQTLRLYPGTTGSVELTFAPPRTPDATAGPHPYGVRITPTEHPEATTVPEGNVTVTPFTEVRAELVPPTVKGRFRGRPKLAVDNLGNTRLTASVSGSDNGDQLSYEIRPSNVQIEPGRAAFVKTVLKPRQIIWFGAKESRPYALNVQRSGVTPLKTEGTYVQRGFLPRWLATFLGLFLALAIAFVMLWISYKPQVRTAATEKVAAADVGTLPPSAAPSLKAPESPAAQPSSPEGQSSAGAGDGGGGGGGGGGAKDKETKAPETTAATAVKQLAAQDPGGRHVCYRAFVAGDGWTKAACDGQPAGTPGKGTITAVNIAVAGTKGVTNRAFVYNPDSTDGSGKYFDPFETAADGSDNYVGSTKKDAPHMLGFSISVDGGKGNVCDTTYIHDGDWLNLECDQPDAGYPFTYAGTHDNNEWIQAFTITV from the coding sequence GTGAGCCTTTGGACTTCCCTGGAACCCGCCTCCGCGACCGTGGACCCGGGTGGCAGTACGACGGTACGGCTGCGGCTGCGCAACACCGGTGACGTGGTGGACGAGTACCGCTTCGAGGCGGTCGGTTCCCTCGCGCCCTGGACCGCGGTGGAGCCGCAGACGCTCCGGCTGTACCCGGGTACGACGGGGTCGGTGGAGCTGACGTTCGCTCCGCCGCGCACGCCGGACGCGACGGCGGGCCCCCATCCGTACGGGGTGCGGATCACGCCGACGGAGCACCCGGAGGCGACGACCGTCCCGGAGGGGAACGTCACGGTCACTCCGTTCACGGAGGTACGGGCGGAACTGGTGCCGCCGACGGTCAAGGGCCGCTTCCGGGGGCGTCCGAAGCTGGCCGTGGACAACCTGGGCAACACCAGGCTGACGGCCTCGGTGAGCGGCAGCGACAACGGCGACCAGTTGTCGTACGAGATCCGGCCGAGCAATGTGCAGATCGAGCCGGGCCGTGCGGCGTTCGTGAAGACGGTGCTGAAGCCGCGGCAGATCATCTGGTTCGGCGCCAAGGAGTCCCGGCCGTACGCGCTGAACGTGCAGCGGTCCGGTGTGACGCCGCTGAAGACGGAGGGCACCTACGTCCAGCGGGGGTTCCTGCCGCGCTGGCTGGCCACCTTCCTCGGGCTCTTCCTGGCCCTGGCGATCGCCTTCGTCATGCTGTGGATCTCCTACAAGCCGCAGGTGCGCACCGCGGCCACCGAGAAGGTGGCCGCGGCCGACGTCGGCACCCTGCCGCCCTCCGCCGCGCCCTCCCTCAAGGCACCCGAGAGCCCCGCCGCCCAGCCCTCCTCCCCCGAGGGCCAGTCCTCGGCCGGCGCGGGGGACGGCGGCGGGGGCGGTGGTGGCGGCGGGGGCGCGAAGGACAAGGAGACCAAGGCCCCGGAGACGACCGCGGCGACCGCCGTCAAGCAGCTCGCCGCGCAGGACCCGGGCGGGCGGCACGTCTGCTACCGGGCGTTCGTGGCGGGCGACGGCTGGACGAAGGCGGCGTGCGACGGCCAGCCGGCCGGCACACCGGGCAAGGGGACGATCACGGCCGTCAACATCGCCGTCGCCGGCACGAAGGGCGTCACCAACCGCGCCTTCGTCTACAACCCCGACTCGACCGACGGCTCGGGGAAGTACTTCGATCCGTTCGAGACCGCCGCCGACGGCAGCGACAACTACGTCGGCAGCACCAAGAAGGACGCCCCGCACATGCTGGGCTTCTCCATCAGCGTCGACGGCGGCAAGGGCAACGTCTGCGACACCACCTACATCCACGACGGCGACTGGCTCAATCTGGAGTGCGACCAGCCCGACGCCGGATACCCGTTCACCTACGCCGGAACCCACGACAACAACGAGTGGATCCAGGCGTTCACCATCACCGTGTGA
- a CDS encoding SAM-dependent methyltransferase: MLINSSVAHPARVYNAWLGGKDNYPVDQEAAELAAAANPRIIQAVRANRAFLGRAVRELSATAGIRQFLDIGTGIPAADNTHEVAQRADPGARVVYVDNDPVVLAHAEALLVSGRDGATDYVQADLREVDHILERAAATLDLSQPVGLMLIAVLQYIPDADDPFALTAALLDALPSGSHLVVSHPASDIAAEEVAESMRVYNERADEHAGATPRTHDRVTRFFQGTELLEPGVVELPQWRPDAGTVTDTGPLPMWCGVGRKP; the protein is encoded by the coding sequence ATGCTGATCAACTCCTCCGTGGCGCACCCCGCCCGGGTCTACAACGCGTGGCTGGGGGGCAAGGACAACTACCCCGTCGACCAGGAGGCGGCCGAGCTGGCCGCCGCGGCCAACCCGCGCATCATCCAGGCCGTCCGCGCCAACCGGGCCTTCCTCGGCCGTGCGGTGCGCGAGCTGTCGGCCACCGCGGGAATCCGGCAGTTCCTCGACATCGGCACCGGCATACCCGCGGCGGACAACACCCACGAGGTGGCGCAGCGGGCCGACCCCGGCGCCCGGGTCGTCTACGTGGACAACGACCCGGTCGTCCTGGCCCACGCCGAGGCGCTGCTGGTCAGCGGCCGCGACGGGGCGACGGACTACGTCCAGGCCGATCTGCGCGAGGTGGACCACATCCTGGAACGGGCCGCCGCGACGCTGGACCTCTCGCAGCCGGTCGGCCTCATGCTCATCGCCGTGCTGCAGTACATCCCGGACGCCGACGACCCGTTCGCGCTGACCGCGGCCCTCCTGGACGCCCTGCCTTCCGGCAGTCATCTCGTCGTCTCCCACCCGGCCTCGGACATCGCCGCCGAGGAGGTCGCGGAGTCGATGCGGGTCTACAACGAGCGCGCCGACGAGCACGCGGGCGCCACCCCGCGCACGCACGACCGCGTCACCCGTTTCTTCCAGGGCACCGAGCTCCTGGAGCCCGGGGTCGTCGAACTCCCCCAGTGGCGCCCGGACGCCGGGACCGTCACGGACACGGGCCCGCTCCCGATGTGGTGCGGCGTCGGCCGCAAGCCCTGA
- a CDS encoding SRPBCC family protein, with protein sequence MRYTDRPGARREVHIAADPARVWEIVTDVEAMTGWSPELERVEWQDGAAGPAPGVRYVGHNRHPVVGEWRTTSEFTQCAPQRTLTWCVLDTEGLYSSPAKDTTAPMATWSFALTPTPGGGTALRQSVTLGPAPSGLSVFIDRAPDQEEAIIAHRLGELATGMEATLEGIKGAAEA encoded by the coding sequence ATGCGGTACACCGACCGGCCCGGGGCCCGGCGCGAGGTGCACATCGCCGCCGATCCGGCACGGGTGTGGGAGATCGTGACGGACGTCGAGGCGATGACGGGGTGGAGCCCGGAACTGGAACGGGTGGAGTGGCAGGACGGTGCCGCCGGCCCGGCGCCGGGCGTCCGTTACGTCGGGCACAACCGCCACCCCGTCGTCGGCGAGTGGCGTACGACGTCGGAATTCACACAGTGCGCTCCGCAACGGACGCTCACCTGGTGCGTCCTGGACACCGAGGGGCTCTACAGCAGCCCCGCGAAGGACACCACGGCCCCCATGGCCACATGGTCCTTCGCCCTCACCCCCACGCCCGGGGGCGGCACGGCGCTGCGCCAGTCGGTCACCCTCGGCCCCGCCCCCTCGGGCCTGAGCGTGTTCATCGACCGCGCCCCCGACCAGGAGGAGGCGATCATCGCCCACCGTCTGGGAGAGCTGGCCACGGGCATGGAGGCCACCCTGGAGGGGATCAAGGGGGCGGCGGAGGCCTGA
- a CDS encoding ketopantoate reductase family protein: protein MPSSTAPDRTESAADARRPWTVAVLGPGGVGGLLAALLSRAGHRVICLAGETTAKTLREDGIRVRSGRFGDFTAEVAAGTELREPVDLCVVAVKHTSLEAALERVPAAVLGPDALVLPLLNGVEHPEALRRRYGAERVAAGVIRVESTRVAPGVIEHGSPFADIDLAGRTARPLTEVAAVLEAAGLRARVAESETAILWAKLAFLAPFALLTTRYGTGAGPVRTEHRQELLALIDETTAVGRAEGAPLDAARSLAMFDACPADMKSSMQRDAEAGRALELDAIGGAVLRAAGRHGIAVPTAARLVSEVRSL, encoded by the coding sequence ATGCCCAGCAGCACCGCACCGGACCGCACGGAATCCGCCGCCGATGCCCGCCGCCCGTGGACCGTGGCCGTCCTCGGCCCCGGCGGCGTCGGCGGACTGCTCGCCGCACTGCTGTCCCGGGCCGGGCACCGGGTGATCTGCCTGGCCGGCGAGACGACCGCCAAGACCCTGCGCGAGGACGGGATCCGGGTGCGCAGCGGGCGGTTCGGGGACTTCACCGCCGAGGTGGCGGCCGGTACCGAGCTGCGCGAACCGGTAGACCTGTGCGTGGTGGCCGTCAAGCACACCAGCCTGGAGGCGGCCCTGGAGCGGGTACCGGCGGCCGTACTGGGCCCGGACGCGCTGGTCCTGCCGCTCCTCAACGGCGTCGAGCACCCGGAGGCGCTGCGCCGGCGCTACGGCGCGGAGCGGGTCGCGGCCGGCGTCATCCGCGTCGAGTCGACCCGGGTCGCGCCCGGCGTGATCGAGCACGGCAGCCCGTTCGCCGACATCGACCTCGCGGGCCGCACCGCGCGCCCGCTCACCGAAGTGGCCGCCGTCCTGGAGGCCGCCGGGCTCCGGGCCCGCGTCGCGGAGTCGGAGACCGCGATCCTCTGGGCGAAGCTGGCCTTCCTCGCCCCGTTCGCCCTGCTCACCACGCGGTACGGCACGGGCGCCGGCCCGGTGCGCACGGAGCACCGTCAGGAGCTGCTCGCCCTGATCGACGAGACCACCGCCGTCGGCCGTGCGGAGGGGGCGCCGCTCGACGCGGCCCGCAGCCTGGCGATGTTCGACGCGTGCCCGGCCGACATGAAGTCGTCGATGCAGCGCGACGCGGAGGCGGGCCGCGCGCTGGAGCTGGACGCGATCGGCGGGGCCGTGCTCCGCGCCGCCGGGCGGCACGGGATCGCGGTGCCGACGGCCGCTCGCCTGGTGTCCGAAGTGAGATCGCTGTGA
- a CDS encoding alpha/beta fold hydrolase, whose product MDKKVTSSDGTRLAYTRTGRGPAVVLVSGAMSTGATTAPLAARLADRFEVVAYDRRGRGGSGDTAPYAVAREVEDLGALIGAVGGSAALYGISSGGALALQAAVSGLPGVTRVAVYEPPFALSDDGADERARYTARLTEALEQGRRGDAVELFLALTGLAPEMIANARTSPMWPDMEAVAPTLAYDDAVMGDGGRVPRDRLARIGVPVLAVAGGASPAWLREAARAVADAVPDAAYRCLEGQNHMVDPEALAPVLAEFLGA is encoded by the coding sequence ATGGACAAGAAGGTCACCTCCAGCGACGGCACCCGACTCGCGTACACGCGCACCGGGCGGGGCCCGGCGGTCGTCCTGGTGAGCGGAGCGATGTCGACGGGCGCGACGACGGCGCCGCTGGCCGCGCGGCTGGCGGACCGTTTCGAGGTGGTCGCCTACGACCGCCGGGGCCGCGGCGGCAGCGGGGACACCGCGCCGTACGCGGTCGCCCGCGAGGTGGAGGACCTCGGGGCGCTGATCGGCGCGGTGGGCGGCAGCGCCGCGCTGTACGGCATCTCGTCGGGCGGCGCGCTCGCCCTTCAGGCGGCGGTGAGCGGGCTGCCGGGCGTGACGCGGGTCGCCGTCTACGAGCCGCCGTTCGCGCTGTCGGACGACGGGGCGGACGAGCGCGCGCGGTACACCGCGCGGCTCACCGAGGCGCTGGAGCAGGGCCGGCGCGGGGACGCGGTGGAGCTGTTCCTGGCGCTCACCGGCCTCGCCCCGGAGATGATCGCGAACGCCCGCACCTCCCCCATGTGGCCCGACATGGAGGCGGTCGCGCCGACGCTCGCGTACGACGACGCCGTGATGGGCGACGGCGGCCGGGTCCCCCGCGACCGGCTGGCGCGGATCGGGGTGCCGGTGCTCGCCGTGGCCGGCGGGGCGAGCCCTGCCTGGCTGCGCGAGGCGGCGCGGGCGGTGGCGGACGCGGTCCCCGACGCCGCGTACCGCTGTCTGGAGGGGCAGAACCACATGGTCGACCCGGAGGCCCTCGCTCCCGTGCTGGCGGAGTTCCTCGGGGCCTGA
- a CDS encoding DUF427 domain-containing protein, which yields MSQGHIITVEQSDERVRVVHGGQVLAESDRPLVLRETGCPPRYYLPPEDVRLDLLTPSETHTVCPFKGTASYWSLPDAADLVWAYPDPKPDVAAIKDHLCFYEVEVAGTAGS from the coding sequence ATGAGCCAAGGACACATCATCACCGTCGAACAGAGTGACGAGCGTGTGCGCGTGGTGCACGGCGGCCAGGTGCTGGCCGAGAGCGACCGTCCGCTCGTGCTGCGCGAGACCGGCTGTCCCCCGCGCTACTACCTGCCCCCCGAGGACGTACGGCTCGACCTGCTGACGCCGTCGGAGACCCACACGGTCTGCCCCTTCAAGGGGACGGCCTCCTACTGGTCGCTGCCGGACGCCGCCGACCTGGTCTGGGCGTACCCGGACCCGAAGCCGGACGTGGCCGCGATCAAGGACCACCTGTGCTTCTACGAGGTGGAGGTGGCCGGCACGGCGGGCTCCTGA
- a CDS encoding TIGR00730 family Rossman fold protein, translated as MRICVFLSAADLDDRYTRPAREFAELLGKGGHTLVWGGSDAGLMKVVADGVQEAGGRLCGVSVDFLSHKVRPGVDDMVVARDLAERKRLLLEKGDAVVIMVGGTGTLDEATEILELKKHGHTDKPVVLLNTAGFYDGLKQQFHRMEAEGFLPRPLADLVFFAEEPVGALAYLEESLGVE; from the coding sequence ATGCGAATCTGCGTCTTCCTCTCCGCCGCCGACCTCGACGACCGCTACACCCGTCCCGCCCGCGAGTTCGCGGAACTGCTCGGCAAGGGCGGTCACACCCTGGTCTGGGGCGGCTCGGACGCCGGTCTGATGAAGGTGGTCGCCGACGGCGTCCAGGAGGCGGGCGGACGGCTGTGCGGGGTCTCCGTCGACTTCCTCTCGCACAAGGTGCGCCCCGGCGTCGACGACATGGTGGTCGCCCGGGACCTCGCCGAACGCAAGCGGTTGCTGCTGGAGAAGGGCGACGCCGTCGTCATCATGGTCGGCGGCACGGGCACGCTCGACGAGGCGACCGAGATCCTCGAACTGAAGAAGCACGGCCACACCGACAAGCCGGTGGTCCTCCTCAACACGGCCGGCTTCTACGACGGCCTGAAGCAGCAGTTCCACCGCATGGAAGCCGAAGGCTTCCTCCCCCGCCCCCTGGCCGACCTGGTCTTCTTCGCGGAGGAGCCGGTGGGGGCGCTGGCGTATCTGGAGGAGAGCCTGGGCGTCGAGTGA
- a CDS encoding glycoside hydrolase domain-containing protein — MDEKVLAAQKWVNATYGSVSGYKKCPEDGATGWATMFSLTRGLQVELGITALSDSFGPTTLSRLSALGDIGPSTSNRNIVRIVQSALFCKGYWGGNEDGTYDDATTASVTQLKRNAGFPVPSDGRVQPKIFKALLTMDAYSLLSGGTEEVRTIQQWLNSSYLNKSTFFLIPCDGHYTRDVQTALMKALQYEFGVPEDQATGNFGPSTQAGLRSHEVSEDDTGIFVKLFSAACVFNGSVGSTSTVFKTTFDPALTEYVRAFQKFSALTVNGRGDYETWAQLLVSMGDPDRPAGACDTRFHISVDRARALVSGGYTVVGRYLDEDPDSTLDKEIQPGELDAIFDGGMRVFPISQYGARSLADFTFSQGYTHAQKAHDRAVGYGFNTGTVIYFAVDYDATDPEITSNIVPYFNGVQSGLASRGKRYVAGVYGSRNVCSRVSAEAYARYSFVSGMSWGFSGNLGFPMPENWSFTQIKEFRFSASQTDSFDLDRDVQRPGADRGVGRDGVGSTESPVAGYVQYIADLYSTAVRYNKGNPSLRVMEYLRYPRYVDLYSGWKTLIGDVDRDWIAYADDNGPERVTSFTDPSYGVTVHADHFGATANAFYLKGSGSGTGANRGDFGGWGGDLTTFYGDWRNNADSYASGYAFCMDRLAKLNVTSSFSFGDMVEDVDGYLVGTAVKNGARIDEEVRSLIGGNGHLRRFTDYFAQRHGSSVAHAEDTARTMLVDVGDDDVLDAMRTQAIRQVSGWNTLLPGYLTDGKLDPYLQGYAETLQKLADQEG; from the coding sequence ATGGACGAGAAGGTCCTCGCCGCCCAGAAATGGGTGAACGCCACCTACGGCAGTGTCAGCGGCTACAAGAAATGCCCGGAGGACGGCGCCACCGGATGGGCGACCATGTTCTCGCTCACCCGGGGCCTCCAGGTCGAACTGGGCATCACCGCCCTCTCCGACAGCTTCGGCCCCACCACCCTGTCCAGACTGTCGGCCCTCGGGGACATCGGCCCGTCGACGTCGAACCGGAACATCGTCCGCATCGTGCAGAGCGCCCTGTTCTGCAAGGGCTACTGGGGCGGCAACGAGGACGGGACGTACGACGACGCCACCACGGCCTCCGTCACCCAGCTCAAACGCAACGCCGGCTTCCCCGTCCCCTCCGACGGAAGGGTGCAGCCGAAGATCTTCAAGGCGCTGCTGACCATGGACGCCTACTCGCTGCTGTCGGGCGGCACCGAGGAGGTGCGCACGATCCAGCAGTGGCTCAACAGCAGCTATCTGAACAAGTCCACCTTCTTCCTCATCCCCTGCGACGGCCATTACACCCGGGACGTCCAGACCGCCCTGATGAAGGCGCTGCAGTACGAGTTCGGCGTCCCCGAGGACCAGGCGACCGGGAACTTCGGCCCCTCGACCCAGGCCGGGCTGCGCAGCCACGAGGTGTCCGAGGACGACACCGGCATCTTCGTCAAACTCTTCAGCGCCGCCTGTGTCTTCAACGGCAGCGTCGGCTCCACGTCCACCGTGTTCAAGACCACGTTCGACCCGGCCCTGACCGAGTACGTGCGCGCCTTCCAGAAGTTCTCCGCGCTCACCGTCAACGGCCGCGGCGACTACGAGACATGGGCCCAGCTGCTGGTCTCGATGGGCGACCCCGACCGGCCCGCCGGCGCCTGCGACACCCGCTTCCACATCAGCGTCGACCGGGCCAGGGCCCTGGTCTCGGGCGGCTACACGGTCGTCGGCCGCTATCTGGACGAGGATCCGGACAGCACGCTCGACAAGGAGATCCAGCCCGGGGAACTGGACGCCATCTTCGACGGCGGCATGCGGGTCTTCCCCATCTCCCAGTACGGCGCCCGCTCGCTGGCCGACTTCACCTTCTCGCAGGGCTACACGCACGCGCAGAAGGCGCACGACCGCGCCGTCGGATACGGCTTCAACACCGGCACCGTGATCTACTTCGCCGTCGACTACGACGCCACGGACCCCGAGATCACCAGCAACATCGTCCCGTACTTCAACGGCGTCCAGTCGGGCCTGGCCAGCCGTGGGAAACGCTATGTCGCCGGCGTGTACGGCTCCCGGAACGTCTGCTCACGGGTGAGCGCGGAGGCGTACGCGCGCTACTCGTTCGTCTCCGGAATGTCCTGGGGATTCTCCGGGAACCTCGGCTTCCCGATGCCGGAGAACTGGTCCTTCACCCAGATCAAGGAATTCCGGTTCAGCGCGAGCCAGACCGACTCCTTCGACCTGGACCGCGACGTCCAGCGGCCGGGCGCCGACCGCGGGGTGGGGCGCGACGGCGTCGGCTCCACCGAATCCCCGGTCGCCGGATACGTGCAGTACATCGCCGACCTGTACAGCACCGCCGTGCGGTACAACAAGGGCAATCCGAGCCTGCGCGTCATGGAATACCTGCGCTATCCCCGCTACGTCGACCTCTACAGCGGCTGGAAGACCCTGATCGGCGACGTCGACCGCGACTGGATCGCCTACGCCGACGACAACGGGCCCGAGCGGGTCACGAGTTTCACCGACCCGTCGTACGGCGTGACCGTCCACGCCGACCACTTCGGCGCCACCGCCAACGCCTTCTACCTCAAGGGCAGCGGCTCCGGAACCGGCGCCAACCGGGGGGACTTCGGCGGCTGGGGCGGCGATCTCACCACCTTCTACGGGGACTGGCGCAACAACGCCGATTCCTACGCCTCCGGTTACGCCTTCTGCATGGACCGGCTCGCCAAACTCAACGTCACCTCGTCGTTCTCCTTCGGGGACATGGTGGAGGACGTCGACGGCTACCTCGTCGGAACGGCCGTGAAGAACGGGGCCCGCATCGACGAGGAGGTGCGGTCGCTCATCGGTGGCAACGGCCATCTGCGCCGGTTCACCGACTACTTCGCCCAGCGGCACGGCAGCAGCGTCGCGCACGCGGAGGACACCGCGCGGACCATGCTCGTCGACGTCGGGGACGACGACGTCCTGGACGCCATGCGCACCCAGGCGATCCGGCAGGTCTCGGGATGGAACACACTGCTGCCCGGATACCTCACGGACGGAAAACTCGATCCGTACCTCCAGGGCTATGCGGAGACCCTGCAGAAACTGGCCGACCAGGAAGGCTGA
- a CDS encoding SDR family oxidoreductase: MATHVITGAGSGIGAAVARRLHTRGDDLVLHARDAARATDLAAEFPGAHTLVGDLADPARLSWAFSHQSLPDRVDSLLHIAGVIELGTVGELTPKAWRHQLDVNLLAPAELTRHFLPQLRTTRGHVVFVNSGSGLNAHAGWSGYAASKHALKALADALREEEHAAGVRVTSVYPGRTASPMQVKVHQQEGRSYDPERWIDPESVATTILMALDLPRDAEVNDLTVRPGR; this comes from the coding sequence ATGGCTACACATGTGATCACCGGCGCCGGCTCCGGCATCGGCGCCGCCGTCGCCCGGCGGCTCCACACCCGCGGCGACGACCTCGTCCTGCACGCACGGGACGCCGCCCGCGCCACGGACCTCGCCGCCGAGTTCCCCGGCGCCCACACCCTCGTCGGCGACCTCGCCGATCCCGCCCGGCTCTCCTGGGCCTTCTCCCACCAGTCGCTCCCCGACCGCGTCGACTCCCTCCTGCACATCGCCGGCGTCATCGAACTCGGCACGGTCGGCGAACTCACCCCCAAGGCCTGGCGCCACCAGCTCGACGTCAACCTGCTGGCCCCCGCCGAGCTGACCCGCCACTTCCTGCCGCAGCTGCGCACCACCCGCGGCCACGTCGTCTTCGTCAACTCCGGCTCCGGCCTGAACGCGCACGCCGGCTGGTCCGGGTACGCCGCCTCCAAGCACGCACTGAAGGCCCTCGCGGACGCGCTCCGCGAGGAGGAGCACGCGGCCGGCGTCCGCGTCACCTCCGTCTACCCGGGTCGCACCGCCAGCCCCATGCAGGTCAAGGTGCACCAGCAGGAGGGCAGGAGCTACGACCCGGAGCGCTGGATCGACCCCGAGTCCGTCGCCACCACCATCCTGATGGCACTCGACCTGCCCCGCGACGCCGAGGTCAACGACCTGACGGTACGCCCGGGACGGTGA
- a CDS encoding helix-turn-helix domain-containing protein produces the protein MNGTFSVDLSGAHAFGDFARLWRSRMGEAFPLAPFSRATVAGFGARSRGFRLRDAMFNRFENAAALRTVGPGVGSDDHVRLWIVHRGAWRLGEPGGAEHTAPAGRVLVQTGRLSHFAAAPRTAVRMLVLPAAEIRHGRGRTASGPGGTAEVRLLTAHAAAVGRMLDRLGPAGLDAARATLAELARAVVLGGIDDVEPRLSPALAQAARELADRRLTDPALSPSAVARELNVSVRTLQRAFAREGQPLSAYIRDRRLEEARRALLAAPHRRMTVADIAARWQFADSGHFARVFRGRYGRTPTDYAAWAAAERAEEAEGAEGAEGAEGAEGAEGIDGPGEVTVPGVPSGR, from the coding sequence ATGAACGGCACGTTCTCGGTGGACCTGAGCGGCGCCCACGCCTTCGGCGACTTCGCCCGCCTGTGGCGGTCCCGGATGGGCGAGGCGTTCCCGCTGGCACCCTTCAGCCGGGCGACCGTCGCCGGTTTCGGGGCGCGGTCCCGCGGGTTCCGGCTGCGGGACGCGATGTTCAACCGCTTCGAGAACGCGGCGGCCCTGCGGACGGTGGGCCCGGGGGTGGGCTCCGACGACCACGTACGGCTGTGGATCGTCCACCGGGGTGCCTGGCGGCTCGGGGAGCCGGGAGGGGCCGAGCACACGGCGCCGGCCGGCCGGGTGCTGGTGCAGACGGGGCGGCTGTCGCACTTCGCGGCGGCGCCGCGCACCGCCGTCCGGATGCTCGTGCTGCCCGCCGCGGAGATCCGGCACGGGCGGGGCCGTACGGCCTCCGGTCCCGGCGGCACCGCCGAGGTGCGGCTGCTGACCGCGCACGCCGCCGCGGTGGGCCGGATGCTGGACCGCCTCGGCCCCGCCGGGCTCGACGCCGCCCGCGCCACCCTCGCCGAGCTGGCCCGTGCCGTGGTCCTGGGCGGCATCGACGACGTGGAGCCCCGGCTGTCGCCGGCGCTGGCCCAGGCCGCGCGGGAGCTGGCCGACCGGCGGCTCACCGACCCCGCCCTCTCCCCCTCGGCCGTCGCCCGGGAACTGAACGTCTCCGTGCGCACCCTGCAACGGGCCTTCGCGCGCGAGGGGCAGCCGCTGAGCGCCTACATCAGGGACCGCCGTCTGGAGGAGGCGCGCCGCGCGCTCCTGGCCGCCCCGCACCGGCGCATGACCGTCGCGGACATCGCCGCCCGCTGGCAGTTCGCCGACAGCGGTCACTTCGCCCGCGTCTTCCGCGGCCGGTACGGGCGGACGCCCACGGACTACGCGGCGTGGGCCGCGGCCGAGAGAGCCGAGGAGGCCGAGGGGGCCGAGGGGGCCGAGGGGGCCGAGGGGGCCGAGGGGGCCGAGGGGATCGACGGGCCCGGCGAAGTCACCGTCCCGGGCGTACCGTCAGGTCGTTGA
- a CDS encoding SDR family NAD(P)-dependent oxidoreductase: protein MSTIVIVGAGPQLGRAIGRRFGAEGFDVALVARNRTTLEEVAGDLAGAGVRAEVFPADVTDRPALHAALTAAEERLGPIDVLEYSPAPSPADLRRAPLVEATEVTVDSVLAQLDLYLLGGVAAVRHVLPGMRARGTGTILVTSGAGSGPIVAPHVANVQIATGGMRNWILNLHAALVGTGVYAAHVAIAAFIGQGGHDSRPETIADAYWRLHTERAEAEYVVQDLPDDYLERGLADKFLES, encoded by the coding sequence TTGAGCACGATCGTGATCGTCGGCGCGGGCCCGCAGCTGGGCCGGGCGATCGGCCGGCGGTTCGGCGCCGAGGGATTCGACGTGGCACTGGTCGCCCGCAACCGCACGACCCTGGAGGAGGTGGCCGGCGACCTGGCCGGCGCGGGCGTCCGGGCCGAGGTGTTCCCCGCCGACGTCACCGACCGCCCCGCCCTGCACGCGGCGCTGACCGCCGCCGAGGAGCGGCTCGGGCCGATCGACGTCCTCGAGTACTCGCCCGCGCCGAGCCCGGCCGACCTGCGCCGGGCGCCGCTCGTCGAAGCCACCGAGGTCACCGTCGACTCGGTCCTGGCCCAGCTCGACCTCTATCTGCTCGGCGGCGTCGCCGCGGTGCGGCACGTGCTGCCCGGCATGAGGGCGCGCGGCACGGGGACGATCCTGGTCACCAGCGGCGCGGGCTCCGGGCCGATCGTCGCCCCGCACGTGGCCAACGTGCAGATCGCCACCGGCGGGATGCGCAACTGGATCCTCAATCTGCACGCCGCGCTCGTCGGCACCGGCGTCTACGCCGCCCACGTGGCGATCGCCGCCTTCATCGGCCAGGGCGGCCACGACTCGCGGCCGGAGACGATCGCCGACGCCTACTGGCGGCTGCACACGGAGCGCGCCGAGGCCGAGTACGTCGTCCAGGACCTGCCGGACGACTACCTGGAACGGGGCCTGGCGGACAAGTTCCTGGAGTCCTGA